A stretch of the Actinotalea sp. JY-7876 genome encodes the following:
- a CDS encoding copper transporter, whose product MIDFRYHIVSLISVFLALAVGIALGAGPLKETIGDTLTGQVEQLRAEKEELRAQLDDASADLAAQEAAFAAAAPELLDGILPGRRVAVVQLDDVAPEVRDAVTERLTQAGATVSATVQVTELWDDPDQRSFRQGIASSLVERLDPVPAQDAGTGTELAEALAQALTMAEPTDPDAVAADAVTVMDLLVESGLVTLGDGGVSAPADAIVVLAGPTVSAEEAESTQATPEDDPAVQELADARLTSALQIARAAQERSRAAVVVGGELVEGSLVERVRADEGTASRISTVESANELVGQVSVPMALSASLGGSVGHYGPSPDATAPLPPHVVLPPIERVAQAPVDAATESDPGAEAGTEQG is encoded by the coding sequence TTCCTCGCGCTCGCCGTCGGCATCGCGCTGGGCGCGGGTCCGCTGAAGGAGACCATCGGCGACACGCTGACGGGCCAGGTGGAGCAGCTCCGGGCCGAGAAGGAGGAGCTGCGCGCCCAGCTCGACGACGCGTCGGCGGACCTCGCGGCGCAGGAGGCGGCGTTCGCCGCCGCCGCGCCGGAGCTCCTCGACGGCATCCTGCCCGGGCGACGGGTTGCCGTCGTGCAGCTCGACGACGTCGCGCCCGAGGTGCGCGACGCGGTCACCGAGCGCCTGACGCAGGCCGGTGCGACGGTCTCCGCCACGGTGCAGGTCACCGAGCTGTGGGACGACCCCGACCAGCGCTCCTTCCGCCAGGGCATCGCGAGCAGCCTCGTCGAGCGGCTCGACCCGGTTCCCGCGCAGGACGCGGGCACGGGGACGGAGCTGGCCGAGGCGCTCGCGCAGGCGCTGACGATGGCCGAGCCGACCGACCCGGACGCGGTCGCCGCCGACGCGGTCACCGTCATGGACCTGCTCGTCGAGTCCGGGCTCGTCACGCTCGGCGACGGCGGCGTGAGCGCGCCGGCCGACGCCATCGTCGTCCTCGCGGGGCCCACGGTGAGCGCCGAGGAGGCCGAGTCCACGCAGGCGACGCCCGAGGACGACCCGGCCGTGCAGGAGCTCGCCGACGCGCGGCTCACGTCCGCGCTGCAGATCGCGCGCGCGGCCCAGGAGCGGTCGCGTGCCGCCGTGGTGGTCGGGGGCGAGCTCGTCGAGGGCAGCCTGGTCGAGCGGGTGCGCGCCGACGAGGGGACGGCCAGCCGCATCAGCACCGTCGAGTCGGCCAACGAGCTCGTGGGGCAGGTCTCGGTGCCGATGGCGCTGAGCGCGAGCCTCGGCGGGAGCGTGGGCCACTACGGCCCGAGCCCGGACGCCACCGCGCCGCTGCCGCCGCACGTCGTCCTGCCGCCCATCGAGCGCGTGGCGCAGGCGCCGGTCGATGCCGCCACGGAGTCCGACCCCGGCGCCG